From a single Asticcacaulis sp. MM231 genomic region:
- a CDS encoding fumarylacetoacetate hydrolase family protein, with protein sequence MKLLRFGPSGSEKPGLLDSDGQIRDLSGIVDDIAGDVLSEASLAKLAAIDPTTLPLAPAGSRYGPCVGRVGKFICIGLNYADHAAESNLPVPSEPVVFMKATSAIIGPNDDVLKPRDSTKLDWEVELGVVIGKHASYVSEEDALDYVAGFCTINDVSERAFQLERGGTWDKGKGCDTFGPIGPWLVTKDEAGDFNNLHMWLEVNGKRYQNGSSSTMVFKVPQIVAYLSRFMSLQPGDVISTGTPPGVGMGVKPEPVWLNPGDVMELGIEGLGTQKQTVGAA encoded by the coding sequence ATGAAACTTCTCCGCTTCGGCCCTTCGGGCTCTGAAAAACCCGGCCTGCTCGACTCTGACGGCCAGATCCGCGACCTTTCCGGCATTGTCGATGATATCGCCGGCGATGTGCTCTCCGAAGCCTCGCTGGCTAAGCTCGCCGCCATCGACCCAACGACGCTCCCCCTCGCCCCCGCAGGTTCGCGTTACGGCCCGTGCGTCGGCCGCGTCGGCAAGTTCATCTGTATCGGCCTCAACTATGCCGACCATGCCGCCGAGAGCAACCTGCCGGTGCCGTCCGAACCGGTGGTCTTCATGAAGGCGACCTCGGCCATCATCGGGCCGAACGATGACGTGCTGAAGCCGCGCGATTCCACCAAGCTCGACTGGGAAGTCGAACTCGGCGTCGTCATCGGCAAGCACGCGTCCTATGTCTCCGAAGAGGATGCACTGGATTACGTCGCTGGCTTCTGCACCATCAACGATGTCTCCGAGCGTGCCTTCCAGCTTGAGCGCGGCGGCACCTGGGACAAGGGCAAGGGCTGCGATACCTTCGGTCCGATCGGCCCCTGGCTGGTGACCAAGGACGAGGCCGGCGACTTCAACAATCTGCATATGTGGCTTGAGGTCAATGGCAAGCGCTATCAGAACGGCTCGTCCTCGACCATGGTCTTCAAGGTGCCGCAGATCGTGGCCTACCTGTCGCGTTTCATGTCGCTGCAGCCGGGCGACGTCATCTCGACCGGCACCCCGCCGGGTGTCGGCATGGGCGTGAAGCCGGAGCCGGTGTGGCTCAATCCCGGCGATGTCATGGAACTGGGCATCGAGGGTCTCGGCACGCAAAAGCAGACGGTTGGTGCGGCTTAA
- a CDS encoding SDR family oxidoreductase, translated as MGRLTGKTALITAAGQGIGRATAELFVKEGATVIATDINADTLADFAGATTRVLDVTNVEAVKAIAAEFPQVNVLYNCAGYVHAGTILECDEDSWQFALNLNVTAMYRMIRAFLPSMLEAGGASIINMSSIASSVKGIPNRFSYCATKAGVIGLTKSVAADFVTRGIRCNAICPGTVETPSLLQRLRDTGDFDKAYGEFTARQAMGRFGRAEELANLALYLASDESSFTTGQAHIIDGGWIN; from the coding sequence ATGGGACGTTTAACCGGCAAGACCGCCCTCATCACCGCCGCCGGTCAGGGCATCGGCCGCGCCACGGCGGAGCTGTTCGTCAAGGAAGGCGCGACGGTTATTGCCACCGACATCAACGCCGACACCCTGGCGGATTTCGCCGGCGCCACCACCCGCGTGCTTGACGTCACCAACGTGGAGGCGGTCAAGGCCATCGCTGCCGAATTTCCACAAGTCAACGTACTCTATAATTGCGCGGGCTACGTCCACGCCGGCACCATTCTCGAATGTGATGAGGACTCCTGGCAGTTCGCGCTGAACCTCAACGTCACCGCCATGTACCGCATGATCCGCGCCTTCCTGCCCTCGATGCTGGAGGCCGGCGGCGCTTCGATCATCAACATGTCGTCCATCGCCTCATCGGTGAAGGGCATTCCCAACCGCTTTTCCTACTGCGCCACCAAGGCCGGCGTGATCGGCCTCACCAAGTCGGTGGCCGCCGATTTCGTCACCAGGGGCATCCGCTGCAACGCCATCTGCCCCGGCACGGTCGAGACCCCCTCCCTGCTCCAGCGCCTGCGTGACACCGGCGATTTCGACAAGGCCTACGGCGAATTCACTGCCCGTCAGGCCATGGGCCGCTTCGGCCGCGCCGAGGAACTGGCCAATCTGGCGCTTTATCTCGCTTCCGACGAATCCAGCTTTACGACCGGCCAGGCGCATATCATTGATGGTGGCTGGATCAACTAG
- a CDS encoding UxaA family hydrolase yields MVTKTGDTTTFPSFQAWLRPDGRKGIRNVICVVYLVECAHHVARKIVNTCNDDEVHLIGFPGCYPNDYAYKMMEALCTHPNVGGAVLVSLGCESFNREALKRHIEASGRPVETYVIQNEGGTLATIEKGVAAVRRIQTIANQTPRGDMDVSQLIVGTICGGSDGTSGITANPAVGRAFDTLGAAGATCIFEETGELVGCEKIMASRAVTPELGAELEASVVKAEHYYTIMGFGSFAPGNAEGGLTTQEEKSMGAYSKSGSAPICGIIKPGDVPPTGGLYLLDVVPDGEPRFGFPNISDNAEIVEMIACGAHVTLFTTGRGSVVGSAISPVIKVCANPETYRKLSGDMDIDAGRIMEGRATLDQVGEEITDLVLRVAAGERSLSEAMGHQEFILTYKAFDPIGPACLPLRRA; encoded by the coding sequence ATGGTCACTAAAACTGGGGACACCACGACCTTCCCGTCCTTCCAGGCCTGGTTGCGTCCCGACGGCCGCAAGGGCATCCGCAACGTCATCTGCGTCGTCTATCTGGTCGAGTGTGCCCACCACGTGGCGCGCAAGATCGTCAACACCTGCAATGACGACGAAGTTCACCTGATCGGTTTCCCAGGCTGTTATCCGAACGATTATGCCTACAAGATGATGGAGGCCCTGTGCACCCATCCGAACGTCGGCGGCGCTGTTCTGGTATCGCTCGGTTGCGAGAGCTTCAACCGCGAAGCCCTCAAGCGTCATATCGAAGCCTCCGGCCGTCCGGTCGAGACCTATGTCATCCAGAACGAAGGCGGCACCCTGGCCACCATCGAAAAGGGCGTCGCGGCGGTCCGTCGCATCCAGACCATCGCCAACCAGACGCCGCGCGGTGATATGGACGTCTCCCAACTGATCGTCGGCACCATCTGCGGCGGCTCGGACGGCACCTCCGGCATCACCGCCAATCCGGCGGTCGGTCGCGCCTTCGATACGCTGGGCGCCGCCGGCGCCACCTGTATCTTCGAGGAAACCGGCGAACTGGTCGGCTGCGAAAAGATCATGGCCTCGCGCGCCGTCACGCCCGAACTGGGCGCCGAACTGGAAGCCTCTGTCGTCAAGGCCGAGCACTATTACACCATCATGGGCTTCGGCTCCTTCGCGCCCGGCAATGCCGAGGGCGGCCTGACGACACAGGAAGAAAAGTCGATGGGCGCCTATTCGAAATCCGGCTCGGCGCCGATCTGCGGCATCATCAAGCCCGGCGATGTACCACCGACCGGCGGCCTTTATCTGCTTGATGTCGTGCCCGATGGAGAACCGCGCTTTGGCTTCCCGAACATTTCCGACAATGCCGAAATCGTCGAAATGATCGCCTGTGGTGCTCACGTGACGCTTTTCACCACCGGACGCGGCAGCGTGGTCGGCTCGGCCATCTCGCCGGTCATCAAGGTGTGCGCCAATCCGGAAACTTATCGCAAGCTTTCCGGCGACATGGATATCGACGCCGGCCGCATCATGGAAGGCCGCGCCACGCTCGATCAGGTCGGTGAGGAGATCACCGATCTGGTGCTGCGCGTCGCCGCCGGTGAGCGTTCCCTGAGCGAGGCCATGGGGCACCAGGAGTTTATCCTGACCTACAAGGCGTTCGATCCCATAGGCCCGGCTTGTTTACCCCTGCGCCGCGCGTAA
- a CDS encoding UxaA family hydrolase — protein sequence MSDNATFVSPFILLHPDDNVLVCRQHAFRGQTITLDGETVTLTDEITVGHKIARRALSAGDKIIKYGAPIGSMKQDVPRGAHVHMHNMQSDYIKSHTREVTGHGH from the coding sequence ATGAGCGATAACGCCACCTTCGTGAGCCCCTTCATCCTCCTGCATCCGGACGACAATGTGCTGGTCTGCCGGCAACACGCCTTCCGCGGACAGACCATCACGCTCGACGGCGAGACCGTGACCCTGACCGATGAGATCACTGTAGGCCACAAGATAGCCCGCCGTGCTTTGAGCGCCGGCGACAAGATCATCAAGTATGGCGCCCCGATCGGCTCCATGAAGCAGGACGTGCCGCGCGGCGCGCACGTTCACATGCACAATATGCAAAGCGACTATATCAAAAGCCATACACGTGAGGTCACCGGCCATGGTCACTAA
- a CDS encoding aldo/keto reductase: MTSAHPFPHRLLGSTSVEVSRLGFGAAALGNLYRVISDESAQSALSAALAAGIAYVDTAPHYGQGLSERRVGAGLSEDITVSTKVGRVLTPVTPPPPSGTERHGFIDGDPFEPNFDYTYDGVMRSFEASQARLKRERIDILLAHDLGEVTHGDDAKGHMKAFLDGGYRAMRALKDQALVGAIGLGVNESQVCEEVMAQVEIDAILLAGRYTLLEQTTLDRFLPACQAKNISIILGGPFNSGILVEGIKGDTVPHYNYEAAPPDIINRVRALQTVCAAHGVPLAAAALQFPLAHPAVACVIPGMADAAQVKANVALFETEIPAALWDDLKSEGLLHDAAPIPKTRVLS, translated from the coding sequence GTGACATCAGCGCATCCTTTTCCCCACCGTCTTCTTGGTTCGACCTCCGTCGAGGTGAGTCGCCTAGGTTTCGGCGCCGCGGCGCTTGGTAATCTCTACCGCGTCATTTCGGATGAGTCGGCGCAATCCGCCCTCAGTGCGGCCCTTGCCGCCGGCATAGCCTATGTCGATACTGCGCCCCATTACGGACAAGGCCTTTCCGAGCGCCGTGTCGGGGCCGGGCTGTCGGAGGACATCACTGTCTCTACTAAAGTCGGCCGCGTCCTGACACCGGTAACACCGCCACCGCCGTCCGGGACCGAGCGTCATGGTTTCATCGACGGCGATCCTTTCGAGCCGAACTTTGATTACACCTATGACGGCGTCATGCGATCCTTCGAGGCCAGTCAGGCGCGCCTGAAACGCGAGCGCATCGACATACTGCTCGCCCATGATCTTGGCGAAGTCACGCACGGCGACGACGCCAAGGGACACATGAAGGCCTTTCTTGACGGCGGCTACCGGGCGATGCGCGCCCTGAAGGATCAGGCTCTGGTCGGCGCCATCGGTCTTGGCGTCAATGAATCCCAGGTCTGCGAAGAGGTGATGGCGCAGGTCGAGATCGACGCCATCCTGCTGGCCGGTCGCTACACCCTGCTGGAGCAGACGACGCTGGATCGCTTCCTGCCGGCCTGTCAGGCCAAAAACATCAGCATCATACTGGGCGGCCCGTTCAATTCGGGTATCCTCGTCGAAGGCATAAAGGGGGACACTGTGCCGCACTACAATTACGAAGCGGCGCCGCCCGATATCATCAATCGCGTCAGGGCGCTACAGACCGTCTGCGCTGCTCACGGCGTCCCTTTGGCGGCGGCAGCCCTGCAATTCCCACTCGCGCATCCGGCCGTGGCCTGCGTCATCCCGGGCATGGCCGACGCCGCCCAGGTCAAGGCCAATGTCGCCCTGTTCGAGACCGAGATTCCCGCCGCTCTCTGGGACGATCTGAAATCCGAAGGCCTGCTGCATGACGCGGCCCCCATCCCCAAGACAAGGGTTTTGTCATGA
- a CDS encoding IclR family transcriptional regulator — protein MSDKAASKYRAPALEKGLDVLELLASAKSPMTLSQISTRLERSVSELFRMVQVLESRGYVGLSANGDGFDLTNKLFSLGISRGPSQNLLATALPMMQALSEDTRQACHIAIASDDRMVVIARIEAPGDLGFSVRVGYQRPLAQTTSGLVLYAFQKAKIRDQWRKFLRPGLPPEAWETFEAHAEQAVAQGHYTAASGYIDGITDISCPVINDVGVIAALTMPWIHVEDGISLEGALASLKATARAISKTLGG, from the coding sequence ATGTCCGATAAAGCCGCCAGCAAATATCGCGCGCCCGCTCTGGAAAAGGGGCTCGATGTGCTGGAACTGCTCGCCTCCGCGAAGTCGCCGATGACCCTGTCGCAGATTTCAACCCGGCTGGAACGTTCGGTCAGCGAACTGTTTCGCATGGTGCAGGTGCTTGAGTCGCGTGGCTATGTCGGTCTGTCAGCCAACGGTGATGGCTTCGATCTGACCAACAAGCTGTTTTCGCTCGGCATTTCACGTGGACCAAGCCAGAACCTGCTGGCCACCGCCCTGCCGATGATGCAGGCCCTGAGTGAAGATACGCGGCAGGCCTGTCATATCGCCATCGCTTCAGACGACCGCATGGTTGTTATCGCTCGTATCGAAGCGCCGGGGGATCTTGGCTTCTCGGTGCGGGTCGGCTATCAGCGCCCGCTGGCGCAAACCACATCCGGGCTTGTACTTTATGCCTTCCAGAAGGCCAAGATTCGCGATCAGTGGCGCAAGTTCTTACGTCCCGGCCTTCCCCCGGAAGCATGGGAAACCTTTGAGGCCCATGCCGAACAGGCGGTGGCTCAAGGCCATTACACCGCCGCTTCCGGCTATATCGACGGCATCACCGATATTTCCTGCCCGGTCATCAACGATGTCGGTGTCATCGCCGCCCTGACCATGCCGTGGATACATGTCGAGGACGGGATCAGCCTTGAGGGGGCTCTCGCCAGCTTGAAAGCCACCGCACGGGCCATCAGCAAAACGCTCGGCGGATAG
- a CDS encoding amidohydrolase family protein, which produces MIIDAHQHLWQIGQNGHEWPTPDLSVIHQDFLPEDLMTATQGLGITGTVLVQSQPSAQDTAWMLEVAAATPLIKAVVGWTDVTAPGAGYKIAALARKPKLKGLRPMLQGLEDDWILRDAAQAGVQAMVTHGLTFDALVFTRHLPAIDSLAKRYPDLSIIIDHGAKPAIASGDTALWFERMAAVAQNGNVACKLSGLLTEAAPGQAPEDLIPYADHLLNVFGPDRLMWGSDWPVLRLNGDYRLWFDWTQAWLADKPNSTHNAIMGKAACNLYNLN; this is translated from the coding sequence ATGATCATCGATGCCCATCAGCATCTGTGGCAGATTGGCCAGAACGGTCATGAATGGCCCACGCCCGATCTCAGCGTTATTCATCAGGACTTCCTCCCCGAAGACCTGATGACGGCAACGCAAGGCCTGGGCATTACGGGAACGGTGCTTGTCCAGTCCCAGCCCTCGGCGCAGGATACGGCCTGGATGCTGGAAGTCGCCGCCGCCACGCCGCTGATCAAGGCCGTGGTCGGCTGGACCGACGTGACAGCGCCGGGTGCCGGCTATAAGATCGCCGCCCTGGCCCGCAAGCCGAAGCTGAAGGGCCTGCGCCCGATGCTGCAAGGCCTTGAGGACGACTGGATCCTGCGCGATGCGGCGCAGGCCGGTGTCCAGGCCATGGTGACACACGGCCTGACCTTCGATGCGCTGGTGTTCACGCGCCATCTGCCGGCCATTGACTCTTTGGCGAAACGCTATCCGGATCTGAGTATCATCATCGATCACGGCGCCAAGCCGGCGATCGCCAGCGGCGACACCGCGCTGTGGTTCGAGCGCATGGCAGCCGTGGCGCAGAATGGTAACGTCGCCTGCAAGCTGTCCGGTCTCCTGACCGAGGCCGCGCCCGGTCAGGCGCCTGAGGATCTTATACCTTATGCCGATCATCTGCTGAACGTCTTTGGCCCTGATCGCCTGATGTGGGGTTCGGACTGGCCGGTGCTTCGGCTCAACGGCGATTACCGCCTGTGGTTCGACTGGACGCAGGCCTGGCTTGCCGACAAACCCAATTCCACACATAACGCTATTATGGGTAAAGCCGCCTGCAACCTGTACAACCTGAACTAA
- the fucP gene encoding L-fucose:H+ symporter permease: MPHPEPDAKPAAPARGFAALWPIALITALFFFWGMANNLNDILIPQFKKAFTLTDLQSGLVQSAFYMGYFLLALPAGFFMRKYGYKAVVITGLCLFALGAFLFYPAAEIRQYYWFLAALFVIASGLAFLETSANPLMTILGDEKTAAFRLNLAQAFNPLGSLVGLWVGQTFILSGIEKLDAADLVREAKAVQGPYLIIGVVILLWAVLVTFTKFPKAATGNTHDADEANMTIGQTIGGLLKHKHFLMGVMAQFFYVGAQVGVWSYTIRYAQSEIGITDKAAASYVIASLVLFAIGRFIGTALLRFVSATKLLGAFAVINVALMAYAASVGGLYGLYAMVGSSLFMSIMFPTIFATSVRGLGPLTKTGASFLVMSIIGGAVLTAAMGHISDISHIKTAIFVPLVCFVVIALYGLGSKSATVDMSKGH, from the coding sequence ATGCCACACCCCGAACCCGACGCCAAGCCAGCCGCACCCGCCCGCGGATTCGCCGCCCTCTGGCCGATCGCGCTGATCACCGCCCTCTTTTTCTTCTGGGGCATGGCCAACAATCTCAACGACATTCTGATTCCGCAATTCAAGAAGGCCTTCACGCTCACCGATTTACAATCGGGTCTGGTGCAGTCGGCCTTCTATATGGGTTATTTCCTGCTGGCCCTGCCGGCCGGTTTTTTCATGCGCAAATACGGTTACAAGGCCGTGGTGATCACCGGCCTGTGCTTGTTTGCGCTCGGCGCCTTCTTGTTTTATCCGGCAGCCGAAATACGCCAGTATTATTGGTTCCTTGCCGCCCTGTTCGTGATCGCGTCCGGCCTTGCCTTTCTGGAAACCTCGGCCAACCCATTGATGACCATTTTGGGTGATGAAAAAACTGCCGCCTTCCGCCTCAACCTGGCGCAGGCCTTCAATCCGCTCGGCTCGCTGGTAGGACTTTGGGTCGGCCAGACGTTCATTTTGTCTGGTATCGAAAAACTCGATGCGGCCGATTTAGTCCGCGAAGCCAAGGCGGTTCAGGGCCCTTACCTGATCATCGGCGTAGTTATCCTGCTGTGGGCCGTCCTTGTTACCTTTACAAAGTTCCCCAAGGCCGCCACCGGCAATACGCATGATGCAGATGAAGCGAACATGACGATCGGCCAGACGATCGGCGGTCTGCTCAAGCACAAGCATTTCCTCATGGGCGTCATGGCGCAATTCTTCTATGTCGGCGCTCAGGTCGGCGTGTGGAGTTACACCATCCGCTACGCCCAGTCTGAAATCGGAATCACAGACAAGGCGGCGGCGAGCTATGTCATCGCCTCGCTCGTCCTGTTCGCCATCGGCCGCTTCATAGGCACCGCCCTGTTGCGTTTCGTCTCGGCCACCAAACTGCTCGGTGCCTTCGCCGTCATCAACGTGGCCCTGATGGCCTATGCCGCCAGCGTCGGCGGTCTTTACGGTCTCTATGCCATGGTCGGCAGTTCGCTGTTCATGTCGATCATGTTCCCGACCATCTTCGCCACCTCGGTGCGAGGCTTAGGCCCGCTCACCAAGACGGGCGCGTCCTTCCTGGTCATGAGCATCATCGGCGGCGCTGTCCTGACCGCCGCCATGGGTCATATCTCCGATATCAGCCACATCAAGACGGCGATCTTCGTACCGCTGGTCTGCTTTGTGGTCATCGCGCTCTATGGCCTTGGCTCGAAATCGGCCACGGTCGATATGTCGAAGGGGCATTAA
- a CDS encoding L-rhamnose mutarotase produces the protein MSTQPEKQVFALDLKDDPALIERYKQWHAPGQVPGSINASMHAAGIEALEIYLVGNRMMIILTPGPNYDAAAKAASDAESPDVQAWEKLMWDFQQALPFAAPGQKWLPMERIYSLAEQN, from the coding sequence ATGTCGACCCAACCTGAAAAGCAGGTCTTTGCCCTTGATCTGAAAGATGATCCGGCCCTGATCGAACGCTACAAGCAATGGCACGCACCCGGACAGGTGCCCGGCTCGATCAATGCCTCCATGCACGCCGCCGGTATCGAGGCGCTGGAAATCTATCTGGTCGGCAACCGCATGATGATAATTCTGACTCCCGGCCCGAACTATGACGCCGCTGCCAAGGCCGCCTCCGATGCCGAAAGCCCCGATGTGCAGGCATGGGAAAAACTGATGTGGGATTTCCAGCAGGCCCTGCCGTTTGCTGCCCCCGGCCAGAAATGGCTGCCGATGGAGCGGATTTATTCGCTGGCTGAGCAGAACTAA
- a CDS encoding Gfo/Idh/MocA family oxidoreductase: MGLFGKKPLKIGLIGLGKIAVDQHIPSIRGNKHLELVAGCSPHTRPEGVKAYPDMDAMMTAHPEIEAIAICTPPQIRHKIAKEVIAIGRHVFLEKPPAATLGEAEAIKALAAAKGVSLLASWHSRFAPAVEATRKWISEREIKSITIHWKENVRQWHPGQAWIFEAGGMGVFDPGINSLSILTRILADAVMVKKADLHIPVNCDAPIQVEMDMMTEVGFPIRAEYDFLQTGVQTWSIFIEFDILRETDAFDGRHRTRDRRTHPDQAERSGICRPLRALPRSDPRRQVGCRLLTAAHRRRRDAAR; the protein is encoded by the coding sequence ATGGGACTATTTGGTAAGAAGCCTTTGAAAATCGGCCTGATCGGCCTCGGCAAGATCGCCGTTGATCAGCATATCCCGTCGATTCGCGGCAACAAGCATCTCGAACTGGTGGCAGGCTGTTCGCCGCATACCCGTCCGGAAGGCGTCAAGGCCTATCCCGATATGGACGCCATGATGACGGCGCACCCGGAGATCGAGGCGATCGCCATCTGCACACCGCCGCAGATTCGTCACAAGATCGCCAAGGAGGTCATCGCTATTGGCCGCCACGTCTTCCTTGAAAAGCCGCCTGCCGCCACGCTGGGCGAGGCCGAGGCCATCAAGGCGCTGGCTGCGGCCAAGGGCGTGTCATTGCTGGCCTCGTGGCACTCGCGTTTCGCCCCCGCCGTGGAGGCCACGCGCAAGTGGATTTCCGAACGTGAGATCAAGAGCATTACCATCCACTGGAAGGAAAATGTTCGCCAGTGGCACCCCGGCCAGGCATGGATTTTTGAAGCCGGCGGCATGGGCGTGTTCGATCCGGGCATCAACTCCCTGTCGATCCTGACGCGCATTCTCGCCGACGCCGTCATGGTGAAGAAGGCCGACCTGCATATCCCGGTCAATTGTGACGCGCCGATCCAGGTCGAAATGGATATGATGACCGAGGTCGGTTTCCCGATCCGCGCCGAATATGACTTCCTGCAGACCGGCGTCCAGACCTGGAGCATCTTCATTGAGTTCGACATCCTACGAGAAACTGACGCTTTCGATGGGCGGCACCGAACTAGAGATCGACGGACGCACCCTGATCAAGCAGAAAGAAGCGGAATATGCCGGCCTTTACGCGCACTTCCACGATCTGATCCGCGCCGGCAAGTCGGATGCCGACTTCTCACCGCTGCGCATCGTCGCCGACGCGATGCTGCTCGGTAA
- the pyk gene encoding pyruvate kinase: MLPAHAVDRFQSVRFPLKILRRRKTKIVATLGPASSNAEMLAQLFQAGADVFRLNFSHGSHEDHGRNIDLIRELEAKSKHPIGILADVQGPKLRVGRFMGGAVVLNNGQSFRLDLNPTPGDSTRANLPHPEIIAAAQIGSHLLLDDGKLKLRVVHVREDHLETIVVNGGRLSDRKGVNVPDVVLPIPALTKKDREDMAFALERGVEYIGLSFVQRPEDVLEAKEIIKGRAWVLSKLEKPQALDNLEEIIRLSDAVMVARGDLGVELPPEEVPLAQKRIVQASRAAGKPVIVATQMLESMISAPTPTRAEASDVATAVFDGADAVMLSAETAAGQFPIEAVTIMDRIVARVEQDDGWRTMTDRRRPEPEKTTSGAIAAAARSVAQTIDAVAIAAMTNSANTVLRVARERPTAPIMGLTPNMETARRLALTWGVHPVLTPITHSMTETVAVATKLARSEGIAEPGQDIVIVAGMPFGKSGSTNALRVARVSRTNAEEAEFED; encoded by the coding sequence ATGCTTCCGGCCCATGCTGTTGATCGCTTTCAATCCGTGAGATTCCCCTTGAAAATTCTTCGTCGCCGCAAAACCAAGATCGTAGCCACCTTAGGGCCCGCAAGCTCGAACGCTGAGATGCTGGCGCAGCTTTTCCAGGCTGGCGCCGACGTCTTCCGGCTGAACTTCTCGCACGGCAGCCACGAAGATCACGGTCGCAACATCGACCTGATCCGCGAACTGGAAGCTAAGTCGAAGCATCCGATCGGCATTCTGGCCGACGTTCAGGGCCCCAAGCTGCGCGTTGGCCGTTTCATGGGCGGCGCCGTGGTGCTAAACAATGGACAGAGCTTCCGCCTCGATCTCAACCCGACGCCGGGCGATTCGACCCGCGCCAACCTGCCCCACCCCGAAATCATCGCCGCCGCGCAGATCGGCTCGCACCTCCTGCTCGATGACGGCAAGCTGAAACTGCGCGTCGTCCACGTCCGCGAAGACCATCTGGAAACCATCGTCGTCAATGGCGGTCGCCTGTCCGATCGTAAGGGCGTCAATGTTCCCGACGTCGTGCTGCCGATCCCGGCCCTGACGAAAAAGGACCGCGAAGACATGGCGTTTGCCCTGGAACGCGGCGTTGAATATATCGGCCTGTCGTTCGTGCAGCGTCCGGAAGACGTGCTGGAAGCCAAGGAAATCATCAAGGGCCGCGCCTGGGTGCTGTCCAAGCTGGAAAAGCCGCAAGCCCTCGATAATCTCGAAGAAATCATCCGCCTGTCCGATGCCGTCATGGTCGCCCGCGGCGATCTCGGTGTCGAACTGCCGCCGGAAGAAGTGCCGCTGGCGCAAAAGCGTATCGTGCAGGCGTCACGCGCCGCCGGCAAGCCGGTGATCGTGGCCACGCAGATGCTGGAATCGATGATCTCGGCCCCGACGCCGACCCGCGCCGAAGCCTCCGACGTCGCCACCGCCGTCTTCGATGGCGCCGATGCCGTCATGCTGTCAGCCGAAACCGCCGCCGGTCAGTTCCCCATCGAAGCCGTCACAATCATGGACCGGATCGTCGCCCGCGTTGAACAAGACGACGGCTGGCGCACCATGACCGACCGCCGCCGTCCGGAGCCGGAAAAGACGACCTCGGGCGCCATCGCCGCCGCCGCCCGTTCGGTGGCCCAGACGATCGACGCCGTGGCCATCGCCGCCATGACCAACTCGGCCAACACCGTGTTGCGCGTCGCCCGCGAACGCCCGACCGCGCCGATCATGGGCCTGACGCCCAATATGGAAACCGCCCGCCGCCTCGCCCTGACCTGGGGCGTGCATCCGGTGCTGACCCCGATCACCCACTCGATGACCGAGACCGTCGCCGTCGCCACCAAGCTGGCGCGCTCCGAAGGCATCGCCGAACCCGGTCAGGATATCGTCATCGTTGCCGGCATGCCGTTCGGCAAATCTGGCTCGACCAACGCCCTGCGCGTGGCGCGCGTTTCGCGCACCAATGCCGAAGAAGCCGAGTTCGAGGACTAG